The Saccharomonospora cyanea NA-134 genome includes a region encoding these proteins:
- a CDS encoding dienelactone hydrolase family protein, whose amino-acid sequence MTVPFGVAAGSAALSGDLTVPSDALGVVAFAHGSGSSRHSPRNVAVARSLQDRRLATLLFDLLSEDEERYDAATGELRFDIGLLADRLVTAVDQLREDTTTRNLPIGLFGASTGAAAALVAASRRPEAVRAVVSRGGRPDLAGDALTEVECATLLVVGGSDTQVLRLNEQAAHRLAGPHALEIVPGATHLFEEPGALEQVAELAGTWFTRQLTG is encoded by the coding sequence GTGACCGTTCCGTTCGGTGTGGCGGCGGGCTCGGCGGCGTTGTCGGGCGACCTCACGGTGCCCTCCGACGCGCTCGGTGTGGTGGCGTTCGCGCACGGGTCCGGCAGTTCCCGGCACAGTCCGCGCAACGTGGCGGTGGCCCGCAGCCTCCAGGACCGCCGACTGGCGACGTTGCTGTTCGACCTCCTGTCCGAGGACGAGGAACGGTACGACGCCGCGACGGGGGAACTCCGGTTCGACATCGGCCTGCTCGCCGATCGGCTCGTCACCGCCGTGGACCAGCTCCGTGAGGACACCACGACGCGTAACCTGCCGATCGGCCTGTTCGGTGCGAGCACCGGAGCGGCGGCGGCGCTCGTCGCCGCGTCGCGCAGGCCGGAGGCGGTCCGCGCCGTGGTCTCACGCGGGGGACGGCCCGACCTCGCCGGCGACGCGCTGACGGAGGTCGAATGCGCCACCCTGCTCGTGGTGGGCGGCTCCGACACGCAGGTACTACGGCTCAACGAGCAGGCCGCGCATCGCCTGGCCGGTCCGCACGCGCTGGAGATCGTTCCCGGGGCGACGCACCTCTTCGAGGAACCCGGGGCACTGGAGCAGGTCGCCGAACTCGCCGGGACGTGGTTCACCCGGCAGCTGACCGGCTGA
- the aroB gene encoding 3-dehydroquinate synthase encodes MTEPVRIAVRTAQPYDVVVGRGLLGELTDAVRDASKVAIIHPPTLTTTAEAVRGELAEAGLDAHRVEIPDAEDGKALSVADFCWEVLGRIGLDRRGVVVGLGGGAVTDLAGFVAGTWMRGVRLVNVPTTLLGMVDAAVGGKTGINTDAGKNLVGVFHEPSAVLVDLATLETLPRNELVAGMAEVVKAGFIADPRILELIEADPAAAVDPAGDTITELVRRSIQVKANVVAADLRESDLREVLNYGHTLAHAIERRERYRWRHGAAVSVGLVFAAELARLAGRLDDATADRHATVLRALGLPTTYDADALPQLIESMRSDKKTRSGTLRFVVLDGLAKPGRLEGPDPALLAGAYSAVAGGAADEGGVLL; translated from the coding sequence ATGACCGAACCCGTCCGGATCGCGGTGCGAACCGCGCAACCCTACGACGTCGTGGTGGGTCGTGGCCTGCTCGGCGAACTCACCGACGCGGTGCGTGACGCCTCGAAGGTCGCGATCATCCACCCGCCCACCCTCACCACCACGGCCGAGGCCGTGCGCGGGGAGCTCGCGGAGGCGGGTCTCGACGCGCACCGGGTCGAGATTCCCGACGCCGAGGACGGCAAGGCCCTTTCCGTGGCCGACTTCTGCTGGGAGGTGCTGGGCCGCATCGGGCTCGACCGCCGAGGTGTGGTCGTGGGCCTGGGCGGCGGCGCCGTCACCGACCTCGCCGGGTTCGTGGCGGGCACCTGGATGCGCGGCGTGCGGCTGGTCAACGTGCCCACCACGCTGCTGGGCATGGTGGACGCGGCGGTCGGCGGCAAGACCGGTATCAACACCGACGCGGGCAAGAACCTCGTGGGCGTGTTCCACGAGCCGTCGGCCGTGCTGGTCGACCTCGCCACACTGGAGACCCTGCCGCGCAACGAACTCGTCGCCGGGATGGCCGAGGTCGTCAAGGCCGGTTTCATCGCCGATCCCCGCATTCTCGAACTGATCGAGGCGGACCCGGCCGCCGCCGTCGACCCGGCAGGGGACACGATCACCGAACTGGTGCGCCGGTCGATCCAGGTGAAGGCGAACGTCGTCGCGGCGGACCTGAGGGAGAGCGACCTGCGGGAGGTCCTGAACTACGGTCACACGCTCGCACACGCCATCGAGCGCCGCGAACGGTACCGCTGGCGGCACGGCGCGGCGGTGAGTGTGGGCCTGGTGTTCGCGGCCGAACTCGCCCGCCTCGCGGGGCGGCTCGACGACGCGACGGCCGACCGCCACGCCACAGTGCTGCGAGCGTTGGGGCTGCCGACGACCTACGACGCCGACGCCCTGCCGCAGCTCATCGAGTCGATGCGTTCGGACAAGAAGACCCGCTCGGGCACGCTGCGGTTCGTGGTGCTCGACGGTCTCGCCAAGCCGGGCAGGTTGGAAGGGCCCGATCCGGCGTTGCTGGCCGGGGCCTACTCCGCCGTCGCGGGCGGCGCGGCGGACGAGGGGGGAGTGCTGCTGTGA
- a CDS encoding PTS sugar transporter subunit IIA — MSLTVQSPVAGTTIPMTDVPDAVFAQAMVGPGIAVRPEEGQADAVAPIDGTVATLHPHAFVIAGADGRAVLVHLGIDTVKQKGEGFTLHVVRGEEVRAGQPVIGWDPGAVRAAGYSPVVPVVALDAAADSLSAVQAGRPIAAGAPLFTWNG; from the coding sequence GTGAGTCTGACAGTGCAGAGCCCCGTCGCGGGCACGACGATCCCCATGACCGATGTGCCGGACGCGGTGTTCGCGCAGGCCATGGTGGGCCCCGGAATCGCGGTGCGACCGGAGGAGGGGCAGGCCGACGCGGTGGCCCCGATCGACGGCACCGTGGCGACCCTGCACCCGCACGCGTTCGTCATCGCGGGTGCCGACGGCCGGGCCGTGCTCGTACACCTGGGCATCGACACCGTCAAGCAGAAGGGGGAGGGCTTCACGCTGCACGTCGTGCGAGGTGAGGAGGTGCGCGCCGGTCAGCCCGTGATCGGCTGGGACCCCGGTGCCGTGCGGGCCGCCGGGTACTCGCCGGTGGTGCCCGTGGTGGCGCTGGACGCCGCCGCCGACTCGCTCTCCGCCGTCCAGGCCGGTCGGCCGATCGCCGCGGGGGCACCGCTGTTCACCTGGAACGGCTGA
- the aroQ gene encoding type II 3-dehydroquinate dehydratase, whose amino-acid sequence MTVHVLNGPNLGRLGTREPDVYGSTTYDDLVRLCVETGKELGLDVTVRQTDHEGELVGWLHEAADVAAPVILNAGAWTHYSIAVRDAAAQLRAPWIELHISNVHAREPFRHHSVLSDIATGVVAGLGVDGYRLALRWVADNTR is encoded by the coding sequence GTGACCGTTCATGTGCTCAACGGCCCCAACCTCGGCAGGCTGGGCACCCGCGAGCCGGACGTGTACGGCTCCACCACCTACGACGACCTCGTGCGGCTCTGTGTCGAGACCGGGAAGGAACTCGGTCTCGACGTCACCGTGCGCCAGACCGACCACGAGGGCGAACTCGTGGGCTGGCTGCATGAGGCCGCCGACGTCGCGGCACCGGTGATCCTCAACGCCGGGGCGTGGACGCACTACTCGATCGCGGTGCGCGATGCCGCCGCGCAGCTGCGGGCGCCGTGGATCGAACTGCACATCAGCAACGTGCACGCCCGCGAGCCGTTCCGGCACCACAGTGTCCTGTCCGACATCGCGACGGGAGTGGTCGCAGGGCTCGGGGTGGACGGATACCGGCTCGCGCTGCGCTGGGTGGCCGACAACACGCGCTGA
- a CDS encoding DUF6343 family protein gives MQARAHQNRPRTREEYARGLPDYHDPTGGFGGAAPAYSALTLRIVLATLAVILCVGGAILFAYYGEWWGTVLLGVVGLGSLVDLGWVVHRKRRGEPG, from the coding sequence ATGCAGGCACGAGCACATCAGAACCGGCCTCGCACCCGCGAGGAGTACGCGCGAGGCCTGCCCGACTACCACGATCCCACCGGCGGCTTCGGCGGGGCCGCACCGGCGTACAGTGCGCTGACCCTGCGGATCGTGCTCGCGACTCTCGCCGTGATCCTCTGTGTGGGCGGGGCGATCCTGTTCGCCTACTACGGCGAGTGGTGGGGGACCGTGCTGCTCGGCGTCGTCGGACTCGGCAGCCTGGTGGACCTGGGGTGGGTCGTCCATCGCAAGCGGCGCGGGGAACCGGGGTGA
- a CDS encoding glucose PTS transporter subunit EIIB, with product MTDDRPEKILAALGGADNVVEIEGCITRLRCELEDGSVVDEGALKQLGVHGVTRMGDVVQVVVGPEADAIAEDIQDLL from the coding sequence ATGACGGACGACAGGCCGGAGAAGATTCTTGCGGCGCTCGGCGGCGCCGACAACGTCGTCGAGATCGAGGGATGCATCACCCGGCTGCGCTGCGAACTGGAGGACGGCTCCGTCGTCGACGAGGGCGCGCTCAAGCAGCTCGGCGTACACGGGGTCACGAGGATGGGCGACGTCGTGCAGGTGGTCGTGGGGCCGGAGGCCGACGCCATCGCCGAGGACATCCAGGACCTGTTGTGA
- a CDS encoding phosphoribosyltransferase, whose product MTPRTVTGRVYADRSAAGRALAEVLRDTDWVDPVVLGLARGGVPVAAEVAAELGAPLDVTVARKIGAPGRPEFGIGAVTAHGPVVVDEHSVRRLGMTPEDLDRAGARERREVLRRLDVYQGGRDPERLEGRDVIVVDDGLATGVTATAALRSLRQAGPRRLVFAAPVCAPQAASALHDEADRVVCVSEPPHFQAVGQWYGDFSQTTDDEVVALLDQYSGRTS is encoded by the coding sequence ATGACGCCCAGGACAGTCACAGGACGTGTTTACGCCGACCGCAGCGCGGCAGGGCGTGCGCTCGCCGAAGTGTTGCGGGACACCGACTGGGTCGATCCCGTGGTACTGGGTCTCGCCCGAGGCGGGGTTCCCGTGGCCGCCGAGGTGGCGGCGGAACTCGGGGCGCCGCTCGACGTGACGGTGGCACGCAAGATCGGCGCGCCGGGACGGCCCGAGTTCGGTATCGGCGCGGTCACCGCCCACGGTCCCGTGGTGGTGGACGAACACAGTGTGCGCAGGCTGGGCATGACCCCCGAGGACCTCGACCGGGCAGGCGCACGTGAGCGCAGGGAAGTGTTGCGCAGACTCGACGTCTACCAGGGCGGTCGCGATCCCGAACGGCTCGAGGGCCGGGACGTGATCGTGGTCGACGACGGCCTCGCGACCGGTGTGACGGCCACGGCCGCCCTGCGTTCGCTGCGGCAGGCGGGACCGCGCAGGCTCGTCTTCGCAGCCCCCGTGTGCGCCCCGCAGGCCGCCTCCGCACTCCACGACGAGGCGGACCGGGTGGTCTGCGTGTCCGAGCCCCCGCACTTCCAGGCCGTCGGCCAGTGGTACGGCGATTTCTCCCAGACCACCGACGACGAGGTGGTCGCGCTCCTGGACCAGTACTCCGGGAGGACCTCGTGA
- a CDS encoding shikimate kinase, with product MNDVIHEGPIVVVGPPGSGKSTVGRLLAERLGTDFHDADADIEREQGRTISDIFAADGETAFRVIEEETVHRGLREYTGVYALGGGAVLSERTRTRLAGYPVVFLNVGMAEGVRRTGLSSARPLLAGVNPRATYKALLDARLPVYRSVATVEVDTDGRTPEDVVAELTASLARPGTPE from the coding sequence GTGAACGACGTGATCCACGAGGGCCCGATCGTGGTGGTCGGGCCGCCCGGCTCGGGCAAGAGCACGGTGGGCAGACTGCTGGCCGAACGCCTCGGGACCGACTTCCACGATGCGGACGCCGACATCGAACGGGAGCAGGGCCGCACCATCTCGGACATCTTCGCCGCCGACGGCGAAACCGCGTTCCGCGTGATCGAGGAGGAAACCGTTCACCGGGGCCTACGCGAGTACACGGGTGTGTACGCGCTGGGCGGCGGCGCGGTGCTGTCGGAGCGCACCCGCACGCGCCTGGCGGGGTACCCGGTGGTGTTTTTGAACGTGGGGATGGCCGAGGGCGTGCGGCGCACCGGTCTGTCCAGCGCCCGGCCGCTGCTCGCGGGAGTCAACCCGCGTGCCACCTACAAGGCGTTGCTGGACGCCCGGCTCCCGGTCTACCGGTCGGTGGCCACCGTCGAGGTCGACACCGACGGCCGGACACCTGAGGACGTCGTCGCGGAGTTGACGGCGAGCCTGGCCCGGCCTGGAACACCGGAGTGA
- a CDS encoding HPr family phosphocarrier protein → MPERTVTVASKVGLHARPAALVAKTAAAQSVEVTIAKDGGTPVAASSVLNLMTLGVAHGDTVVIAAEGDGAEAAVDAVADVVAQDLDG, encoded by the coding sequence GTGCCCGAACGCACAGTGACGGTGGCGAGCAAGGTCGGACTGCACGCGAGGCCGGCGGCCCTGGTCGCCAAGACCGCGGCGGCGCAGTCCGTGGAGGTCACCATCGCCAAGGACGGCGGCACGCCGGTGGCCGCGTCGAGTGTGCTCAACCTGATGACACTCGGCGTGGCCCACGGCGACACGGTCGTGATCGCCGCCGAGGGTGACGGAGCCGAGGCGGCCGTGGACGCGGTCGCCGACGTCGTCGCCCAGGACCTCGACGGCTGA
- a CDS encoding GntR family transcriptional regulator, with the protein MGRARGGTTECADRILDGPTPKHAQLRAILRRMVEHELPAGTAIPSERELAERYGVSRLTVRTAVGRLVEEGLLHRVRGRGTFTAARRIDLSLYLMSFTADMRRRGLTPSSQVLSTNTAVPPERTRRVFGLAPGRPAHHIRRLRKADDVPLAVEDGWYHPDVVPDPRDLDLTGSVYAQLARYHGVRFDTAQQTVTAEAAEAGHAGLLGLRPGAPLLSFRRLSSIGGRVAEDMTSWYRGDRYQVTVALDATHPPNVGPTGTHTSTGVQGGHR; encoded by the coding sequence ATGGGCCGGGCCCGCGGCGGCACGACGGAGTGCGCCGACCGCATCCTCGACGGGCCGACGCCCAAGCACGCCCAGCTCCGGGCGATCCTGCGCCGGATGGTGGAACACGAACTGCCCGCCGGGACGGCGATCCCCTCGGAGCGCGAGCTTGCCGAGCGCTACGGCGTCTCACGGCTCACCGTCCGTACCGCCGTCGGCAGGCTCGTGGAGGAGGGGCTGCTGCACCGGGTCCGCGGCAGGGGCACCTTCACGGCGGCACGACGCATCGACCTCTCGCTCTACCTCATGTCGTTCACCGCCGACATGCGAAGGCGAGGGCTCACACCGAGCAGCCAGGTGCTCTCCACCAACACGGCCGTGCCACCGGAACGCACCCGCCGCGTCTTCGGCCTCGCCCCCGGCAGGCCCGCCCACCACATCCGGCGGCTGCGGAAGGCCGACGACGTTCCACTGGCCGTCGAGGACGGCTGGTACCACCCGGACGTCGTGCCGGACCCGCGCGACCTCGACCTGACCGGGTCGGTGTACGCCCAGCTCGCCCGGTACCACGGGGTACGTTTCGACACCGCACAGCAGACCGTGACCGCCGAGGCCGCCGAGGCCGGACACGCCGGGTTGCTCGGTCTGCGCCCCGGTGCGCCGCTGCTCTCCTTCCGGCGGTTGTCCAGTATCGGCGGCCGGGTCGCCGAGGACATGACCTCCTGGTACCGGGGCGACCGGTACCAGGTCACGGTGGCGTTGGACGCCACCCACCCACCGAACGTCGGCCCCACAGGAACCCACACCAGTACGGGAGTGCAGGGAGGACACCGATGA
- a CDS encoding prepilin peptidase has protein sequence MHWGILLVCLGMATGWAAGHLLAGCARPAPVPVGWCAAGTGALWCAVWALGRAGALPGWWLPIPLAATAFAVPLATADVLHRRLPDVLTLPAYGLGAVAVCAAAMGGPGPPLVVTAVAGGVATLGAHMLVRGLAPASLGAGDVKLAGSLGVLASAAGWPTLVVSMVLASSVTAVLAVVAALARVRRWREGVPHGPGLLAATCAGVLFPGGLPPVGS, from the coding sequence ATGCACTGGGGAATACTGCTGGTCTGTCTCGGAATGGCGACAGGGTGGGCAGCGGGCCACCTGCTCGCAGGCTGCGCCCGGCCCGCGCCCGTACCCGTCGGGTGGTGTGCCGCCGGGACCGGCGCGCTGTGGTGTGCGGTGTGGGCGCTGGGACGGGCCGGCGCGCTTCCGGGATGGTGGCTGCCGATTCCCCTGGCCGCCACGGCCTTCGCGGTTCCGTTGGCGACCGCGGACGTCCTCCACCGCAGGCTGCCCGACGTACTGACCCTGCCCGCGTACGGGCTCGGGGCCGTGGCCGTGTGCGCCGCCGCGATGGGCGGGCCGGGCCCTCCACTCGTGGTCACCGCCGTCGCCGGCGGGGTCGCGACGCTGGGCGCGCACATGCTCGTCCGTGGTCTCGCGCCCGCCTCGCTCGGCGCCGGTGACGTCAAACTGGCGGGGAGTCTGGGAGTGCTCGCCTCCGCCGCGGGGTGGCCGACGCTGGTGGTGTCGATGGTGCTCGCGTCGTCGGTGACCGCGGTGCTGGCCGTGGTGGCGGCCCTGGCACGGGTCCGCAGGTGGCGGGAGGGCGTCCCCCACGGACCCGGCCTGCTCGCCGCCACGTGCGCAGGTGTTCTGTTCCCCGGCGGGCTTCCGCCGGTGGGCAGCTGA
- a CDS encoding PTS transporter subunit EIIC, with amino-acid sequence MSTTSDTKKRKGKGLAGLQRFGRSLMLPIAALPAAGLLLRLGQDDMLGRWDATADVAKVLAAAGGGLFDWLPLLFAVGIAVGFARKGDGSTGVAAVVGFVVFSKVVQVFAPIEELEGFEPTPGWYLAPIKWPYSVLSGVVVGLVTAVVWQRFHRVKLPPYLAFFGGRRFVPIVNSVVLLLLGVVFGLVFPVINAGINHLGELATSDAVIGGGVYGVLNRLLIPVGLHQLLNVPVWFVFDGGDINNFFAGDPEAGAFMTGFFPIFMFALPAAALAIWQTARPSQKKVVGGIMITAALTAFLTGITEPIEFSFMYVAWPLYLIHAVLTGVSLALVNALDIHLGFTFSAGGIDFLLNSGAEAANNAWLLVPIGLVYAAIYYLLFRWVITKWNLRTPGREEDEGATEVSAAADDEGRRTAKEADSATDGPTTKG; translated from the coding sequence ATGAGCACCACGTCCGACACGAAGAAACGCAAGGGGAAGGGGCTCGCGGGGCTGCAACGCTTCGGCCGCAGCCTCATGCTGCCCATCGCCGCGTTGCCCGCCGCGGGCCTGCTGCTGCGGCTGGGGCAGGACGACATGCTGGGTCGCTGGGACGCGACGGCCGACGTGGCCAAGGTGCTGGCCGCCGCGGGCGGCGGACTGTTCGACTGGCTGCCGCTGCTGTTCGCCGTCGGGATCGCGGTCGGGTTCGCCCGCAAGGGCGACGGCTCCACCGGCGTGGCGGCGGTGGTCGGGTTCGTCGTGTTCAGCAAGGTCGTGCAGGTCTTCGCACCCATCGAGGAACTGGAGGGCTTCGAGCCGACACCCGGCTGGTACCTCGCCCCGATCAAGTGGCCGTACAGCGTGCTGTCCGGGGTCGTGGTGGGGTTGGTGACCGCGGTGGTGTGGCAGCGGTTCCACCGCGTGAAGCTGCCGCCGTACCTCGCGTTCTTCGGTGGACGGCGGTTCGTGCCGATCGTGAACTCCGTCGTGCTCCTGCTGCTCGGAGTGGTGTTCGGGCTGGTGTTCCCGGTGATCAACGCGGGCATCAACCACCTCGGTGAGCTCGCCACCAGTGACGCGGTGATCGGCGGCGGTGTCTACGGTGTGCTCAACCGACTGCTGATTCCCGTCGGCCTGCACCAGTTGCTCAACGTGCCGGTGTGGTTCGTGTTCGACGGCGGCGACATCAACAACTTCTTCGCGGGCGACCCCGAAGCCGGTGCCTTCATGACCGGGTTCTTCCCGATCTTCATGTTCGCCCTGCCCGCGGCGGCCTTGGCGATCTGGCAGACCGCGCGCCCGAGCCAGAAGAAGGTCGTCGGCGGCATCATGATCACCGCCGCCCTCACGGCGTTCCTCACCGGGATCACCGAACCGATCGAGTTCTCCTTCATGTACGTCGCGTGGCCGCTGTACCTGATCCACGCGGTGCTCACCGGTGTCTCGCTGGCCCTGGTGAACGCGCTCGACATCCACCTCGGGTTCACGTTCTCCGCGGGCGGGATCGACTTCCTGCTCAACTCGGGAGCCGAGGCCGCCAACAACGCGTGGCTGCTCGTCCCGATCGGCCTCGTCTACGCGGCGATCTACTACCTGCTGTTCCGGTGGGTGATCACCAAGTGGAACCTCCGTACCCCCGGCCGCGAGGAGGACGAGGGCGCCACGGAGGTGTCCGCGGCAGCGGACGACGAGGGCAGGCGCACGGCGAAGGAGGCCGACTCGGCAACCGACGGCCCGACGACGAAGGGATGA
- a CDS encoding Rieske (2Fe-2S) protein, with the protein MTGHAHSRRTVLTTGAAVAGAALGTAVLAACSGEGREPGGGQPQTTVPKGTRLAALDDVPVGSATSVTTPDGREAILSRRSENEVTAFSAVCTHQGCTVVPDQSQLRCPCHNSTFDPFTGAVRGGPADAPLPAIEVTIEGNGIVTA; encoded by the coding sequence ATGACCGGTCACGCGCATTCTCGCCGCACCGTGTTGACGACCGGAGCCGCCGTGGCCGGGGCGGCCCTCGGAACCGCCGTCCTCGCCGCCTGCTCGGGCGAAGGCCGGGAGCCGGGCGGTGGACAGCCGCAGACCACGGTCCCCAAGGGAACCCGTCTCGCCGCGCTGGACGACGTGCCCGTCGGCTCGGCCACGTCCGTGACCACCCCCGACGGCCGCGAGGCCATCCTCTCCCGGCGCTCGGAGAACGAGGTGACCGCCTTCAGCGCGGTGTGCACCCACCAGGGTTGCACCGTGGTCCCCGACCAGTCCCAGCTGCGCTGCCCGTGCCACAACTCCACGTTCGACCCGTTCACCGGTGCCGTGCGCGGAGGTCCCGCCGACGCGCCGCTGCCCGCCATCGAGGTCACGATCGAGGGCAACGGCATCGTCACGGCGTGA
- the aroC gene encoding chorismate synthase: MLRWITAGESHGPALTAILEGMVAGVEITTDEVSAQLARRRLGFGRSPRMGFEADHVEFLGGVRHGLTQGGPIAVKIDNTEWPKWEKVMSADPVDASELEGLARNEPLTRPRPGHADLPGMLKYGFDEARPVLERASARETASRTALGTVARAFLRQLLGVEIVSHVVSIGRAKASEGPLPGPADLAAVDESPVRAFGQEATDAMVAEVEQVKKAGDTVGGVVEVIAYGLPPGLGSHVHWDRRLDARLAGALMGVQAMKGVEVGDGFTTAERWGSEAHDEIDASAAPNGVTRRSNRAGGLEGGMTNGEPLRVRAAMKPISTVPRALSTVDVATGEAAVAIHQRSDVCAVPRAGVVLESMVALVLAEAALEKFGGDSLAESRRNAESYLESVREFWERPHR, from the coding sequence GTGTTGCGTTGGATAACCGCTGGTGAATCGCATGGTCCGGCCCTCACTGCCATTCTCGAGGGCATGGTGGCGGGCGTGGAGATCACGACCGACGAGGTGAGTGCCCAGCTCGCCCGCCGTCGTCTCGGCTTCGGCCGGAGCCCACGCATGGGGTTCGAGGCCGACCACGTGGAGTTCCTCGGCGGTGTCCGGCACGGGCTCACCCAGGGCGGGCCCATCGCGGTGAAGATCGACAACACCGAATGGCCCAAGTGGGAGAAGGTGATGTCCGCCGACCCGGTGGACGCATCGGAACTGGAGGGGCTGGCGCGCAACGAGCCGCTGACCCGTCCGCGTCCCGGGCACGCCGATCTGCCGGGGATGTTGAAGTACGGCTTCGACGAGGCGAGGCCCGTGCTCGAGCGGGCCAGCGCGCGGGAGACGGCGTCGAGGACGGCGTTGGGCACGGTGGCCAGGGCCTTCCTGCGGCAGCTCCTTGGGGTCGAGATCGTCAGTCACGTGGTGTCGATCGGCCGGGCGAAGGCGTCTGAAGGGCCGTTGCCGGGGCCCGCCGACCTCGCGGCCGTCGACGAGAGCCCGGTGCGCGCGTTCGGTCAGGAGGCCACCGACGCGATGGTCGCCGAGGTGGAGCAGGTCAAGAAGGCGGGTGACACCGTGGGCGGTGTCGTCGAGGTGATCGCCTACGGTCTGCCGCCGGGCCTGGGGTCGCACGTGCACTGGGACCGCCGTCTCGACGCTCGGTTGGCCGGTGCGCTGATGGGTGTGCAGGCCATGAAGGGCGTCGAGGTGGGTGACGGCTTCACCACGGCGGAACGCTGGGGTAGCGAGGCCCACGACGAGATCGACGCGAGTGCCGCGCCGAACGGCGTGACGCGCCGTAGCAACCGCGCCGGCGGGCTCGAAGGGGGCATGACCAACGGTGAGCCGCTTCGCGTGCGCGCGGCCATGAAGCCCATCTCCACCGTCCCACGTGCACTGTCCACAGTCGACGTCGCGACGGGCGAGGCCGCGGTCGCGATCCACCAGCGCTCTGACGTGTGCGCCGTGCCGAGGGCTGGGGTCGTGCTGGAGTCGATGGTGGCGCTCGTCCTCGCCGAGGCGGCACTGGAGAAGTTCGGCGGTGACTCGCTGGCCGAGTCGCGGCGCAACGCCGAGTCGTATCTGGAGAGCGTCCGCGAGTTCTGGGAGCGGCCGCACCGGTGA